From a region of the Thermosipho melanesiensis BI429 genome:
- the truA gene encoding tRNA pseudouridine(38-40) synthase TruA, protein MKRFAIEFSYDGTNFFGYQGQPNVRTVQGELEKALERIFKERIFTQGAGRTDAGVHANGQVAAFNCPIDRLAAIDIKNALNANLPEDIYVKKAWEVEKNFNPRFRAKKRIYHYLVSTNEKDVFKRNYVWHFKYKLNIEAMRIAARYLEGEHDFSSFKKGNDKKNPIRTVYRIRILNVKKELILIRVEGRSFLRSMVRNIVGSLVRVGLGQWTPEKIKKVLEARSRQEAAGTAPPHGLYLYKVLF, encoded by the coding sequence ATGAAACGTTTTGCTATTGAATTTTCATACGACGGAACAAATTTCTTTGGTTATCAAGGACAACCAAATGTAAGAACTGTTCAAGGTGAGTTAGAAAAAGCACTTGAAAGAATTTTCAAAGAAAGAATCTTTACACAAGGTGCTGGAAGAACAGATGCTGGAGTTCATGCAAACGGACAAGTTGCAGCATTTAATTGTCCAATTGACAGATTAGCTGCAATTGACATTAAAAATGCATTAAATGCAAACTTACCAGAAGATATATATGTCAAAAAAGCATGGGAAGTGGAAAAAAATTTTAATCCACGTTTTAGAGCAAAAAAAAGAATTTACCATTATCTTGTATCTACAAATGAAAAAGATGTTTTCAAAAGAAATTACGTCTGGCATTTCAAATATAAATTAAACATTGAGGCGATGAGAATAGCTGCGCGTTATTTGGAAGGAGAACATGACTTTTCTTCTTTTAAAAAAGGGAATGATAAAAAAAATCCAATAAGGACGGTTTATAGGATAAGGATATTAAATGTTAAAAAAGAATTAATTTTAATAAGAGTGGAAGGAAGATCTTTTTTAAGGAGTATGGTAAGAAATATTGTTGGAAGTTTGGTGAGGGTGGGATTGGGTCAATGGACACCGGAAAAAATAAAAAAAGTTTTAGAAGCACGTTCGCGGCAAGAGGCGGCTGGTACGGCACCGCCACATGGTTTATA
- a CDS encoding DUF58 domain-containing protein, whose translation MIETNNTKLIILSVIIIFLNGFSLNGFVIFLDFLVILEWIYYHKVKKNIEKLDVSFSLTNTRFFIGEKVKLTVYLNQNFECFLSIPEIGISKIPLKDKVTLTYTSNKRGIKKINYLFLKHETFLFNLIKKLEKGIEVIFFPEFEPVNFRKEELLDLIPNLKSNIRLLEDTSYFVGIRKYQNDPIRKINWKISAKLNDLYVKNYEYTSQGKIIFSSFLNLHSDLKNKEAWKYILPKYVEDSIYALNSMIKDVGSRNIPLKLFIDSSKGIKKNSFENWIDCFEILATSYGGYKFNYEIYNEIKKEIRYNDTLVIITMFLGEKDLKEILKIREIITKIIVLVMPFGFRRTNIKKFKSFLEIPYELKRLKKHIGVLRENNVHIVLYDENNLLQEGLI comes from the coding sequence ATGATAGAAACAAACAACACTAAGTTAATTATATTATCTGTAATTATTATTTTCTTAAACGGCTTTTCTCTAAATGGTTTTGTTATATTTTTAGATTTTTTAGTTATTTTAGAGTGGATTTACTATCATAAAGTTAAAAAGAATATAGAAAAACTGGATGTAAGTTTTTCTCTAACAAACACGAGATTTTTCATAGGTGAAAAAGTTAAATTAACCGTTTATTTAAACCAAAATTTCGAATGCTTTCTTTCGATACCAGAGATAGGCATCTCCAAAATTCCACTAAAAGATAAAGTAACATTAACCTACACCTCAAACAAAAGGGGAATTAAAAAAATAAATTATCTATTTTTAAAACATGAAACCTTTTTGTTTAATCTTATAAAGAAATTGGAAAAAGGTATCGAAGTTATATTTTTTCCAGAGTTTGAACCTGTAAATTTTAGAAAAGAAGAATTACTTGATTTAATTCCCAACCTGAAATCTAACATTAGGTTATTAGAAGATACTTCTTATTTTGTAGGTATTAGAAAATATCAAAACGATCCTATAAGAAAAATAAATTGGAAAATTTCCGCAAAACTCAATGACTTATATGTAAAAAACTACGAATACACTTCTCAAGGAAAAATTATTTTCTCTAGTTTTTTAAACCTCCACAGTGATTTAAAGAATAAGGAAGCTTGGAAATACATTCTTCCAAAATACGTAGAAGATAGCATATACGCTTTAAACAGCATGATAAAAGACGTAGGAAGTAGAAATATACCTCTAAAATTGTTTATTGACTCCTCAAAAGGAATTAAAAAAAATTCCTTTGAAAATTGGATAGACTGTTTTGAAATACTTGCCACATCATACGGTGGGTACAAATTTAACTATGAAATTTACAACGAGATAAAAAAAGAAATTAGATATAATGACACACTGGTAATAATAACTATGTTTTTAGGAGAGAAGGATTTAAAAGAAATTTTAAAAATAAGGGAAATTATCACAAAAATAATAGTACTTGTAATGCCCTTTGGCTTTAGAAGAACAAATATAAAAAAATTCAAAAGTTTTCTAGAAATACCTTATGAATTAAAACGTCTAAAAAAACACATAGGTGTACTAAGAGAAAATAACGTTCATATTGTTCTATATGACGAAAACAATTTATTGCAGGAGGGGCTAATTTGA
- a CDS encoding diguanylate cyclase has product MVINKNFYLVTFSILIGVFLLFLSGKFIFSISWFFVISYITAIFISRLMDLQLSKFTFSFDLLVTIPFLLFITPETVSVILPVIWFITSKKKKILRFSISFLMTSLGTFFYHLANVDYLKIPFFVLGALLANLFWMFIYSINTLKELVNPLVNSYLLIFIGSLIISNVYIFSEIKSFPFFMLIFTYILYLFVIVSYVKSYNIVLFEKIERTKLNRENENFMTLISLVYEDNVEDFDKRLEEILETSCKIAGFEAALMSLFDNENKKVVRIAKSGIPEDVFEKLKNSNVSIDSTMVYFSKRFENEGVYFIPENTISIEEDVSYVFENYLTFDYENSWEPLDLLLVPILNEQNQVVGYISFDKPLSGLRPSINELKLLKVLSWFIYQFLKKTPYARFWISKNLKYLSYPEFVRFCDSMIKNSEEVVLAILDIDNFDTINFEKGPEYAEMISKFVEKYFKERKDIFYYKISGENFIFLFPNSTKLKTLMYLGKFYESITEEFGITLSIGLTYDENKGSYFELLNRAREALKVAKKSGGGRIMSL; this is encoded by the coding sequence ATGGTTATAAATAAAAATTTTTATCTTGTGACTTTCTCAATTCTAATAGGTGTGTTTTTGCTATTTTTGTCTGGAAAGTTTATTTTTTCCATATCTTGGTTTTTTGTAATAAGCTATATTACCGCTATTTTTATATCTAGATTGATGGATCTACAACTTTCAAAGTTTACATTTTCTTTTGATTTACTTGTAACCATTCCTTTTTTACTTTTTATAACACCTGAGACAGTAAGTGTTATTTTACCGGTTATATGGTTCATAACTTCAAAGAAAAAGAAAATTTTAAGATTTTCAATCTCTTTTTTAATGACATCTTTAGGTACATTTTTCTACCATTTAGCAAATGTCGATTATTTAAAGATTCCATTTTTTGTCTTGGGAGCACTTCTGGCAAATCTTTTTTGGATGTTTATCTACTCTATAAATACGCTTAAAGAACTTGTCAATCCACTCGTAAACAGTTACTTATTAATATTCATAGGTTCGTTGATAATTTCAAACGTATATATATTCTCTGAAATAAAATCTTTCCCTTTTTTTATGCTAATTTTCACTTACATTCTTTACCTTTTTGTCATTGTATCATATGTAAAATCGTATAACATTGTTCTCTTTGAAAAAATAGAAAGAACAAAATTAAATCGCGAAAACGAAAATTTTATGACCTTAATAAGCTTAGTCTATGAAGATAACGTAGAAGATTTTGATAAAAGGTTAGAGGAAATTTTGGAAACATCATGCAAAATTGCAGGCTTTGAAGCTGCCTTGATGAGTCTGTTTGATAATGAAAATAAAAAGGTTGTTAGAATAGCAAAATCTGGTATTCCGGAAGACGTTTTTGAAAAACTGAAAAACAGTAACGTATCCATAGATTCAACAATGGTTTACTTCTCAAAAAGATTTGAAAATGAAGGAGTTTACTTTATACCAGAAAACACTATTTCCATAGAAGAAGATGTTTCATATGTCTTTGAAAATTATCTTACCTTTGATTATGAAAATAGCTGGGAACCCCTTGATCTTCTATTAGTTCCAATACTAAATGAACAAAATCAAGTAGTTGGATATATAAGTTTTGATAAACCTCTTTCTGGTTTAAGGCCATCTATAAATGAATTAAAACTTTTAAAAGTATTATCTTGGTTTATTTATCAATTCCTTAAAAAGACACCTTATGCCAGATTCTGGATTTCTAAAAATCTAAAATACTTATCTTATCCAGAATTTGTAAGGTTTTGCGACTCTATGATTAAAAATAGTGAAGAAGTAGTTCTAGCTATATTAGATATAGATAATTTTGATACAATAAACTTTGAAAAAGGACCTGAATATGCAGAAATGATTTCCAAATTTGTCGAAAAATACTTCAAAGAAAGAAAAGACATATTCTATTACAAAATAAGCGGTGAAAACTTTATTTTTCTGTTTCCTAACAGTACAAAATTAAAAACCTTAATGTACCTTGGAAAATTTTATGAAAGTATTACGGAAGAATTTGGTATTACGTTAAGTATTGGCCTAACATACGATGAAAATAAAGGTTCATACTTTGAATTATTAAACAGAGCAAGAGAAGCACTTAAAGTCGCAAAAAAATCAGGTGGTGGGAGGATTATGTCTTTATGA
- a CDS encoding AAA family ATPase has translation MLEFSNKIVKNISNVIKGKENQIKIIISALFSGGHVLLEDVPGVGKTMLARAISKSFFFDFKRVQFTPDLLPTDLTGLYIYKKEKNEFIFKEGPIFTNVLLADEINRATPRTQSALLESMAEKQVTVDGVTHILPDVFFVIATQNPIESEGTFPLPEAQLDRFMVKLSMGYPNEMEEKEILLSQLDHHPIEDISAVMDMNEFLEHRKKIKKVKISEDVIDYIVDIVRTTRNHKDILVGASPRGSIALMKLSKSYAYLNGRDFVLPDDVKTLAPFVLNHRILLNIEAKIKKVNKFDIINEVLDFVKVVK, from the coding sequence ATGTTGGAATTTTCAAACAAAATTGTGAAAAATATATCAAATGTAATAAAAGGAAAAGAAAATCAAATAAAAATAATTATTTCAGCTCTTTTCTCAGGGGGGCATGTTTTATTAGAAGACGTTCCCGGTGTGGGAAAAACCATGTTAGCAAGGGCAATTTCAAAAAGCTTTTTCTTTGACTTTAAACGTGTACAATTTACACCAGATCTTCTCCCTACTGACTTAACAGGGCTTTATATATATAAAAAGGAAAAGAATGAATTTATATTTAAGGAAGGACCAATTTTTACAAATGTATTACTCGCAGACGAAATTAACAGGGCTACTCCAAGAACTCAATCCGCATTATTAGAATCTATGGCAGAAAAACAAGTAACAGTTGATGGTGTAACTCATATCCTTCCAGATGTATTCTTTGTAATTGCAACACAAAATCCCATTGAATCAGAAGGTACATTCCCTTTACCCGAAGCACAACTTGACAGATTCATGGTAAAACTTTCCATGGGATATCCAAACGAAATGGAAGAAAAAGAAATACTATTATCGCAACTTGATCATCATCCAATAGAAGATATATCTGCTGTAATGGATATGAATGAGTTCTTAGAACATAGAAAAAAAATCAAAAAAGTTAAAATTTCAGAAGATGTTATAGATTACATTGTAGATATTGTAAGAACAACCAGAAATCATAAAGATATACTTGTTGGGGCAAGTCCTAGAGGTTCAATAGCACTTATGAAACTTTCAAAATCATATGCCTATCTTAACGGAAGGGATTTTGTGTTACCAGACGATGTAAAAACCTTAGCTCCATTTGTACTAAATCATAGAATTCTTTTAAATATAGAAGCAAAAATTAAAAAAGTTAATAAGTTTGATATTATAAATGAAGTGTTAGATTTTGTAAAAGTGGTGAAATAA